The following coding sequences are from one Candidatus Woesearchaeota archaeon window:
- a CDS encoding transcriptional repressor has product MDNNEIEKKLESKNVKPTAMRTLVYKTLTDSGKALSLADLEQRFEKVERSTIFRALKTFEDNFIVHTVDDGSGSVKYAVCDEDCTCNIHDLHVHFYCTRCGRTRCMKELPIPNIKLPEGYTYDNAQFIINGVCPRCD; this is encoded by the coding sequence ATGGATAATAATGAAATTGAAAAGAAACTTGAATCGAAAAACGTCAAACCAACAGCCATGCGGACATTGGTTTACAAAACACTTACTGATTCGGGCAAAGCGTTGAGCCTGGCAGATTTGGAGCAACGATTTGAAAAAGTGGAGCGTTCAACCATTTTCCGGGCGCTAAAAACATTTGAAGACAATTTCATCGTGCATACAGTTGATGATGGTTCAGGCTCGGTGAAGTATGCTGTTTGTGATGAGGATTGTACATGTAATATACATGACCTGCATGTTCATTTTTATTGTACGCGCTGTGGCAGGACACGTTGCATGAAAGAACTTCCAATTCCCAACATTAAACTGCCTGAAGGATACACCTATGATAATGCGCAATTCATTATTAACGGCGTGTGTCCACGCTGTGATTAA